Proteins from a single region of Deinococcus aquaedulcis:
- a CDS encoding protein-methionine-sulfoxide reductase heme-binding subunit MsrQ yields the protein MPAVVTGGLLPAAVLVLDALSGALGANPIQRATQQTGLLSLVLLLLSLACTPLRRWTGWTWPARVRKSLGLLAFGYAALHFLIYLFDHGFAPAQMAEDVLERPFITVGFTALLLLVPLALTSTPRAVRRLGFARWTQLHRLVYVSVWLATLHYYWGVKKDHTPPLIAAGVLALLFLARWWRRPQRHAAWPLPTDRGSASP from the coding sequence GTGCCAGCGGTGGTGACGGGCGGCCTGCTGCCTGCCGCCGTGCTGGTGCTGGACGCCCTGAGCGGCGCCCTGGGGGCCAACCCCATTCAGCGCGCCACGCAGCAGACGGGCCTACTGTCGCTGGTGCTGCTGCTGCTGTCGCTGGCCTGCACGCCCCTGCGGCGCTGGACCGGCTGGACGTGGCCCGCGCGGGTGCGCAAGAGCCTGGGGCTGCTGGCTTTTGGCTACGCCGCCCTGCACTTTCTGATCTACCTGTTTGACCACGGTTTTGCCCCTGCCCAGATGGCCGAGGACGTGCTGGAGCGGCCCTTTATCACGGTGGGGTTCACGGCCCTGCTGCTGCTGGTGCCCCTGGCCCTGACCAGCACCCCGCGCGCGGTGCGGCGCCTGGGCTTTGCGCGCTGGACGCAGTTGCACCGGCTGGTCTACGTCTCGGTGTGGCTGGCCACGCTGCACTACTACTGGGGCGTGAAAAAGGACCACACGCCCCCCCTGATCGCGGCAGGAGTGCTGGCACTCCTGTTCCTGGCGCGCTGGTGGCGGCGGCCCCAGCGGCACGCGGCCTGGCCCCTCCCGACAGATCGCGGGTCGGCGTCGCCTTGA